The proteins below come from a single Cannabis sativa cultivar Pink pepper isolate KNU-18-1 chromosome 3, ASM2916894v1, whole genome shotgun sequence genomic window:
- the LOC133036256 gene encoding uncharacterized protein LOC133036256 — protein sequence MEPLYKRFLKQAPPVFLGGPDVMKDEQWLTMIERILNFMGVDVTIITWKEFKELFNAKYYNEVVRSAKRKEFTELMQTKGMSVTEYTTKFDRLAKLVMGILPTDFSKKEKYLTDLNVKIKHDLVITTNQATTFAEMVEKALRAEGVVKFLQEPQVTPNVGGTPTFPTPAYGRDGGDSTTDQKRKVTPASNGSMQSKWFRRNQGRGGGQGYSYHECLRCKKHHPRECNWKTCFQCGMVGHFKKDCPQAKKEEQKSEARPVPARVFPITQGNAAVSPSMVTGQLLINNSLYIVLFDSGATRSYVATRVIDL from the exons ATGGAGCCATTATACAAAAGATTCCTTAAGCAAGCACCTCctgtgtttctgggaggtccagatgtgatgaaggaTGAGCAGTGGCTCACTATGATTGAACGAatcttgaattttatgggtgtg GATGTCACTATTATAACCTGgaaagaattcaaggagttgttcaACGCCAAGTACTACAATGAAGTCGTCCGTAGTgctaagcggaaagagttcactgagttAATGCAGACTAAGGGAATGTCAGTCACGGAGTATACCACAAAGTTCGATCGTTTGGCCAAACTCGTCATGGGTATTTTGCCAACAGattttagtaagaaagaaaagtacCTGACCGATTTAAATGTGAAGATTAAACATGATCTGGTGATCACTACCAATCAAGCAACCACTTTTGCAGAAATGGTTGAAAAAGCTCTGAGAGCCGAGGGTGTAGTtaaattccttcaggagccccAAGTGACTCCGaatgttggtggaacccccacttttCCTACTCCTgcctatggtagggatggtggtgattcCACCACTGATCAGAAGAGGAAAGTTACCCCTGCATCTAACGGCTCGATGCAGAGTAAGTGGTTCCGtaggaaccaaggcagaggtggaggtcagggttactcttaccatGAGTGCCTACGttgtaagaaacatcatccgagAGAGTGCAATTGGAAGACTTGCTTCCAGTGCGGCATGGTGggacatttcaagaaagattgccctcaggcaaagaaagaaGAGCAGAAGTCAGAGGCGAGACCTGTACCCGCTCGGGTGTTTCCCATTACCCAAGGTAATGCTGCAGTCAGTCCTTCTATGGTGACGGGTCAGCTTCTTATCAACAACTCCTTGTATATTGTATTATTcgattcgggagctacacgctcatatgtagctacaCGGGTAATTGATCTTTaa